The Solenopsis invicta isolate M01_SB chromosome 12, UNIL_Sinv_3.0, whole genome shotgun sequence genome window below encodes:
- the LOC105196006 gene encoding uncharacterized protein LOC105196006, whose protein sequence is MLPKRKVDPELEKLRNEVDGPPNLDTIIVNIQRKLSRIHAAYLFEHIGKATLQKLCLLLSSTASGKMYDGWQEFAAHIGLTMEQIRCIDYDFKGLQDPTYYVLLTYVQSPEATMDKILNALQNIQRLDIINQIKDYVHDLVNVVSQHDINHGSQIIRPGHIPRAPLVLSPILTVECKTEMTESESMFTPQDNQQKKHEQTYGCIVMLTFADDGLSTAECITKIFRSKQPRIGVLILQEQEKHVYSRAEEFIDDCFKQVNYVIPVLTKGYIERINNPTKIYEQMDNLNTKYLKYIYSLLRYEYVRNQCCNNRVRCIVPDKDVYTIVRANLHPTLEAWFRESDIDNFVNNILFHKI, encoded by the exons ATGCTTCCAAAAAG GAAAGTAGATCCAGAACTGGAGAAGCTGAGAAATGAAGTGGATGGACCACCAAACTTAGATACAATTATTGTGAATATTCAGAGAAAATTATCACGCATTCACGCTGCATACTTATTTGAACATATTGGCAAAGCTACGCTGCAGAAATTATGCTTGCTGCTGAGCTCCACAGCATCAGGAAAGATGTATGATGGGTGGCAGGAGTTTGCAGCACACATAGGTTTAACGATGGAACAGATACGC TGTATAGATTACGATTTTAAAGGACTCCAGGATCCAACATATTACGTACTTCTGACTTATGTGCAATCTCCAGAAGCAACAATGGATAAAATTTTGAACGCTTTGCAAAATATACAACGACTCGATATAATAAACCAGATTAAGGATTATGTACACGATCTAGTCAATGTTGTGTCACAACATGATATAAATCATg GATCTCAAATAATTCGACCTGGACATATACCAAGAGCACCATTAGTTCTGAGCCCTATTTTAACAGTGGAATGCAAAACCGAAATGACAGAAAGCGAATCAATGTTTACACCACAAGATAATCAGCAGAAGAAG CATGAACAAACATATGGCTGTATAGTAATGCTGACTTTTGCCGATGACGGTTTGTCTACTGCTGAATgcatcacaaaaatatttaggtCCAAACAGCCACGAATCGGCGTGCTCATATTGCAAGAGCAAGAGAAACACGTTTATAGTCGAGCTGAAGAATTCATAGACGATTGTTTCAAACAG GTTAATTATGTTATACCAGTACTAACAAAAGGCTACattgaaagaattaataatCCAACGAAAATCTACGAACAGATGGACAATTTAAATACAAAgtatttaaagtacatatattcCTTGCTGAGATACGAATATGTAAGAAATCAATGCTGCAACAATCGTGTAAG ATGTATCGTGCCTGATAAAGATGTTTATACGATTGTACGAGCAAATTTGCATCCCACATTAGAAGCATGGTTTCGTGAAAGTGATATCGATAATTTTGTGAACAATATTCTTTTCCATAAAATTTGA